One region of Duncaniella freteri genomic DNA includes:
- a CDS encoding DUF3164 family protein has product MSEQVTMTADERAEWEAFKAEKAKKEAAELRKQQRETYQELVNEELAAAIPELRALSEQIKTTKDALFSNFKAVLDMKADVVGFKEDGQYSHTFTNSDSSLRLTLGVNTVDGWTDMVETGIAMVRRYLESLATDDKSKALVNTVLRLLSKDRQGNLNASKVLQLQKMAEESHDDQFVEAVKIIRESYQPTETRRYIRAQYRDESTGNAWRNIPLSITDVDLLPGSEPLQDLPAELEAEAAE; this is encoded by the coding sequence ATGAGTGAACAGGTAACAATGACCGCCGATGAGCGCGCCGAATGGGAAGCGTTTAAGGCAGAAAAAGCGAAAAAAGAAGCTGCGGAACTTCGCAAGCAGCAGCGTGAGACTTACCAAGAGCTAGTCAACGAGGAACTGGCGGCAGCCATTCCGGAACTGCGCGCCCTTAGTGAGCAGATTAAAACGACAAAGGACGCATTATTCAGCAACTTTAAGGCTGTTTTGGATATGAAAGCCGATGTCGTGGGCTTCAAAGAGGATGGGCAGTATAGCCACACTTTCACCAACAGTGACAGTAGCCTCCGCCTGACATTAGGCGTTAACACTGTTGACGGCTGGACTGATATGGTGGAAACAGGTATCGCAATGGTGCGCCGCTATCTGGAGAGCTTAGCGACCGACGACAAGAGCAAAGCACTTGTTAACACTGTGCTGCGACTTCTGAGCAAAGACCGCCAGGGCAACCTCAATGCAAGCAAGGTGCTCCAGCTTCAAAAAATGGCGGAGGAAAGCCACGACGATCAATTTGTGGAAGCAGTTAAGATTATCCGGGAAAGTTACCAGCCTACCGAGACCCGCCGCTATATCCGCGCACAGTATCGCGATGAAAGCACCGGGAACGCATGGCGCAATATTCCACTGAGCATTACAGATGTGGATCTTCTGCCCGGTAGCGAACCACTGCAAGACCTCCCGGCAGAACTTGAAGCAGAGGCAGCGGAATAA
- a CDS encoding phage morphogenesis protein — protein sequence MLDANKLKADILDDMRVDLSEEFDRNFERKGFFSDKWKPRAHDYSRGSLLMVSGDMRKATQGEVSGNGVRFSSAMPYTNLHNEDGKITVTAKMKRYFWAKFMQTKDESWRRMALMKVGKVITMPERRFIGDGPDTQRIIREAIDRNLQQFNTQLTDFLRQ from the coding sequence ATGCTCGACGCCAACAAACTAAAAGCCGACATTCTCGACGACATGCGCGTGGACCTCTCCGAAGAGTTCGACCGCAACTTTGAACGTAAGGGCTTTTTCTCCGACAAGTGGAAGCCCCGCGCACATGACTACTCCCGCGGCTCTCTGCTCATGGTCTCCGGCGATATGCGAAAAGCCACACAGGGCGAAGTGTCCGGCAACGGTGTGCGCTTTTCCTCCGCAATGCCTTACACAAACCTCCACAATGAGGACGGAAAAATCACCGTGACGGCTAAAATGAAACGCTACTTTTGGGCGAAGTTCATGCAAACAAAAGACGAGTCCTGGCGGCGTATGGCTCTAATGAAAGTTGGCAAAGTCATAACTATGCCGGAGCGCCGCTTTATCGGCGACGGCCCCGACACGCAACGCATTATCCGGGAGGCAATCGACAGGAACCTACAACAGTTCAACACCCAATTAACTGACTTTTTAAGACAATAA